The following is a genomic window from Nguyenibacter vanlangensis.
ACCCCGACCTCGCCTTCCACGACATCAAGCAGATCGGCATCGAGACACGCTGACCGCTGCCGTTCCGTAACGGAATGTAACCGAACGGCAATATAACGTATATCCGCGCGGATTGCGGATGACCGCGTGCCGGCCAGGTCCTAAGCCGATAGTCATGACGGAACGATACGGCGCGATGGCGGCCTCGGCGCAGGATACGCCCCGGGCGGAAAGGCAGGCGTCCGGCCAGGATGCGTCGCAAGACCCCGCATCCCTCGCGCTGGGCGAACGCCTGGTCCGGCTGGCGGGGCTGCGGCTGGTCGGCGACCTGCATGAACGCGCGGCCGACTGGGGCGTGGCGCTGCCGCCCGGCGCCAAGCGGCGCCGCCGGCTGGATTTGATCCGCGCGCGCGGCGTGCTGTTCATCCACGTGCCGAAGAACGCCGGCACGTCGGTGTCGGTCGCGCTCTATGGCCGCGAATTGCGGCACGAGACGATACGCGCCTACCTGAATGCCGCGCCGGACCTGGCGGCCACGCTACCCAGCTTCGCCATCCTGCGCGATCCCGTGGACCGCTTCGTCTCGGCGTACGAGTTCGCGCGGCGCGGCGGCGCGCACCGGCAGGTCGCGGCGCCGTTCCGTGCGCGCTATATGGGGTTCCGCACGCTGGACGACGCGCTGGACCATGTCGAACGGGCGCGCAGCCCCTATGGGGTGGATCATGTTTTCCGCCCGCAATCCTGGTACGTCACCGACCGGTCGGGACGGGTGGCGGTCGATCACCTGATCCCGCTGCCGGCCCTGGCCCATGCCGGCCGGATCGTTCCGGCGCTGAAAGACGTGCGCTTTCCCCATCTGAACGGGGGCGCGGCAACCCGCCTGGTCCCCAGCGCCGCGCAACGCGCCCGGATCCATGCGCTCTATCGCGCCGATTTCGACCTCATGGCCCATGGGACGATATCGGGGGGGACGATATCGGGGGGGACGATATCGGGGGCGACATCGGTCGGGGCATCGGCGCCGTAGCCGCCGCGTCCCCGCGCCGTTCGCCCAGCGACCACGCCGCGCGACAGCCCAGCATGACGGCCACCGACACCAGCGCCAGGACCACCCCGCCCCACAACCCGACCACACCCAGCCCGCAGCGGAATGCCAGGAACCATCCGG
Proteins encoded in this region:
- a CDS encoding sulfotransferase family 2 domain-containing protein, which gives rise to MTERYGAMAASAQDTPRAERQASGQDASQDPASLALGERLVRLAGLRLVGDLHERAADWGVALPPGAKRRRRLDLIRARGVLFIHVPKNAGTSVSVALYGRELRHETIRAYLNAAPDLAATLPSFAILRDPVDRFVSAYEFARRGGAHRQVAAPFRARYMGFRTLDDALDHVERARSPYGVDHVFRPQSWYVTDRSGRVAVDHLIPLPALAHAGRIVPALKDVRFPHLNGGAATRLVPSAAQRARIHALYRADFDLMAHGTISGGTISGGTISGATSVGASAP